In Zunongwangia profunda SM-A87, the following proteins share a genomic window:
- a CDS encoding glycosyltransferase family 10 domain-containing protein yields MIKVFKASKMSYTPFDNFEKGDIDFLCKNGIIFTDSVRNADIIVSDHIKYLKKYYYRYLAGRKLLLWTNEPRFDLSFEDITNHYGLIKIHHMNIYTKNVYINNLSFHAKLMKEHLHYLHDDFKFNSRKTVALMSYYKGLHATPIFCNGENIDLIAVRSKIALVGSELGHLDVFGKGWPNNIAIEDSRIGNWTRRKKEILKYYHFNLCFENTSCFNYMTEKIWDSIENYCLPIYYSKNTNAYEIFPKNSFIDYADFQNPDELFQFIKSISKEEYILRINRCIKVYNDIYLKGKEYPIELRKQVLSAIIEKMNKIVKS; encoded by the coding sequence ATGATTAAAGTTTTTAAAGCTTCTAAAATGAGTTATACTCCTTTTGATAACTTTGAAAAAGGAGATATTGATTTTCTATGTAAGAATGGGATAATTTTTACTGATTCTGTTCGAAATGCAGATATTATTGTAAGTGATCATATTAAGTATTTAAAGAAGTATTATTATAGATACTTGGCAGGAAGAAAGTTATTATTATGGACTAATGAGCCGAGATTTGATCTTTCGTTCGAAGATATTACTAATCATTACGGATTAATTAAAATTCATCATATGAATATTTATACAAAAAATGTTTATATCAATAATTTGTCATTTCATGCGAAATTGATGAAAGAGCATCTGCACTATCTCCATGATGATTTTAAATTTAATAGTCGTAAAACAGTTGCTTTAATGTCATATTACAAAGGTTTGCATGCGACACCAATATTCTGCAACGGAGAAAACATTGATTTAATTGCAGTACGTTCTAAGATTGCGCTAGTAGGAAGTGAATTAGGTCATTTAGATGTTTTTGGTAAGGGATGGCCTAATAATATTGCTATCGAAGATTCTAGAATTGGTAATTGGACAAGAAGGAAAAAAGAAATATTAAAATACTATCATTTCAATTTATGTTTTGAAAATACTTCATGTTTTAATTACATGACAGAAAAAATATGGGATAGTATAGAAAATTATTGTTTACCGATTTATTATTCTAAAAACACTAATGCTTACGAAATATTTCCTAAAAATAGTTTTATTGACTACGCTGATTTTCAAAACCCCGATGAACTTTTTCAGTTTATAAAATCGATTTCAAAAGAAGAGTATATTTTGAGGATAAACAGGTGTATTAAAGTTTATAATGATATATACTTGAAGGGAAAAGAATATCCAATAGAACTTAGAAAACAAGTTCTTAGTGCAATTATAGAAAAAATGAATAAAATTGTAAAGTCTTAA
- a CDS encoding polysaccharide pyruvyl transferase family protein — protein sequence MAKIRLFWWNEIIIQNKTKENYGDLLGKYLVEKISGKQVEFAWPKKWNYKDWYSPIYFTIGSILANVNEKCIVWGSGIISKDYKVKDAKFLAVRGPETFKFLREAGYQVPEIFGDPALLLPDYFNPKVEKKYRFGIIPHYNDYKQVENWFNDLEDVVVINLMTNDVERTTIEILECENIISSSLHGIIVSHAYNIPAVWQKFSENVFGDDIKYLDYMESVNISFYKSIAKTEPFTYEEIENIFKIYPVLPESRIIKDLKNDLMSVCPF from the coding sequence ATGGCAAAAATTCGGCTTTTCTGGTGGAATGAAATAATCATTCAAAATAAAACTAAAGAAAATTATGGAGATCTCTTAGGTAAGTATCTCGTTGAAAAAATTTCAGGAAAACAAGTTGAATTCGCATGGCCTAAAAAATGGAATTATAAAGATTGGTACTCTCCTATATACTTTACAATTGGTAGCATTCTTGCCAATGTAAACGAAAAGTGTATTGTTTGGGGAAGTGGCATAATAAGTAAGGATTATAAGGTCAAGGATGCTAAGTTTTTAGCGGTTAGAGGTCCTGAGACATTTAAATTTTTAAGAGAAGCTGGCTATCAAGTACCAGAAATCTTCGGTGATCCTGCCTTATTACTTCCAGATTATTTTAATCCGAAAGTCGAAAAAAAGTATAGATTTGGAATAATTCCCCACTATAACGATTATAAACAGGTAGAAAATTGGTTCAATGATCTAGAAGATGTTGTGGTTATCAATTTAATGACCAATGATGTGGAAAGAACAACAATAGAAATTCTGGAGTGTGAAAATATCATTTCGTCATCTCTACATGGTATCATTGTATCACATGCTTATAATATTCCTGCGGTTTGGCAGAAATTTTCGGAGAATGTATTTGGGGATGATATTAAGTACTTAGATTACATGGAATCGGTAAATATTTCATTTTATAAAAGCATTGCCAAAACTGAACCCTTTACATATGAAGAAATTGAAAATATTTTTAAAATATATCCGGTTCTACCAGAATCTAGAATAATTAAGGATTTAAAAAATGACCTAATGTCTGTTTGTCCTTTTTAA
- a CDS encoding glycosyltransferase, whose amino-acid sequence MPRKRILMVAMPSLHFYRWVQQLENSNFEVSWFDITGSGGSIERIDWVHQITEWKLRWDFPGRIFIKSKFSRLYNIIGRLNERSVTSEFEKVLKTFKPDIVHSFALYVSCSPILSVMRRHNGLKWVYSSWGSDLYYYQNVPEYLKDIQLVLSRIDYLFTDCKRDLKIAKSHGFKGEFLGVFPGGGGFKLEELTKYKEKQENRDSILIKGYQGRSGRAIPVLQAILELQEELKEFKIIVFGADPEVVEYSKKSNLMSWGNYEISEKISHIDVLKLMGKSKIYIGNSNSDGMPNTLLEAICMDVYPIQSNPGGVSEEIIKNYHNGLLIKNCDDSNDIKLLIKIGLKSSMFRSNKHIKENLSYDTVRKLCLEKYLKIYND is encoded by the coding sequence ATGCCTAGAAAAAGAATTTTAATGGTTGCAATGCCAAGTCTACATTTTTATAGATGGGTCCAGCAATTAGAAAATAGCAATTTTGAAGTTTCTTGGTTCGATATTACTGGTTCCGGGGGGAGTATAGAACGTATTGATTGGGTGCATCAAATTACGGAGTGGAAATTACGATGGGATTTCCCAGGAAGAATTTTCATAAAATCGAAATTTTCGAGATTATACAATATTATTGGAAGATTGAATGAGCGCTCTGTTACTTCTGAATTTGAAAAAGTTCTTAAAACTTTTAAGCCAGATATAGTGCATTCTTTTGCACTATATGTCTCTTGCTCTCCCATCTTATCAGTTATGAGGAGACATAACGGATTAAAATGGGTCTATAGTTCGTGGGGAAGCGATCTGTATTATTACCAAAACGTTCCTGAATATTTAAAAGATATTCAGTTAGTATTATCCCGGATAGATTATTTATTTACTGATTGTAAACGTGATTTAAAAATAGCGAAATCGCATGGATTTAAAGGAGAATTTCTCGGGGTTTTTCCAGGCGGTGGTGGCTTTAAATTGGAAGAATTAACTAAATATAAAGAGAAACAAGAAAATAGAGATAGTATTTTGATTAAAGGATACCAAGGACGATCAGGTCGAGCCATACCTGTATTACAGGCAATTTTGGAATTACAAGAAGAACTTAAAGAATTCAAAATTATAGTGTTTGGAGCAGATCCCGAAGTTGTAGAATATTCTAAAAAATCAAATTTAATGAGTTGGGGTAATTATGAGATTTCCGAAAAGATATCTCATATAGATGTATTAAAATTGATGGGAAAATCAAAAATCTATATAGGCAATAGTAATTCTGATGGAATGCCAAATACCTTGTTAGAAGCAATTTGTATGGATGTTTATCCAATCCAATCTAATCCTGGTGGAGTTTCGGAAGAAATTATCAAAAATTATCATAATGGTCTCTTAATCAAAAATTGTGATGATTCTAATGATATCAAATTACTTATAAAGATTGGTTTGAAGAGCTCTATGTTTAGGAGTAATAAACATATAAAAGAGAATCTTTCGTACGATACTGTGAGAAAGCTCTGTTTGGAAAAATATTTAAAGATTTACAATGATTAA
- a CDS encoding IS3 family transposase, with translation MNIIPITRLKEPDECIPGLPSKGYKINKKRIERLYSRIMGLRAIMPGKHTSRRNKEHKVYPYLLRNLTVDRPNQVWAIDITYIPMRKGFMYLVAIIDLHNRFVLNWSISNSMDAHWCKETVEEAIRLHGKPEILNTDQGSQFTSEIFTHSVLSENIRLSMDGKGRAIDNVFIERLWRSVKYENIYLNPPESGVGLYRQLSNYFDFYNHQRRHQGIENEIPYNRYLKQERKAA, from the coding sequence ATGAACATTATACCCATCACCCGTTTAAAGGAGCCAGACGAATGCATACCTGGCTTACCCTCCAAAGGATATAAGATTAATAAAAAGCGCATAGAACGACTTTATTCGAGGATAATGGGACTTAGAGCCATCATGCCAGGGAAACATACCTCCAGGCGAAATAAAGAACATAAAGTGTATCCTTACTTATTACGGAATCTCACAGTAGATCGTCCCAATCAGGTTTGGGCCATCGATATCACTTACATTCCCATGCGAAAAGGCTTTATGTATCTGGTAGCCATCATTGACCTCCATAATCGTTTTGTGTTGAACTGGTCGATATCAAATTCAATGGATGCCCATTGGTGTAAAGAAACTGTCGAAGAAGCTATCCGTCTCCACGGGAAGCCGGAAATTCTTAATACCGATCAGGGCAGTCAGTTTACCTCAGAGATTTTTACTCATAGCGTACTCTCAGAGAATATCAGACTCAGTATGGACGGTAAAGGAAGAGCAATAGATAACGTTTTTATAGAGCGGCTATGGAGAAGTGTGAAATATGAAAACATTTACCTTAATCCACCGGAATCAGGAGTAGGTCTATATCGGCAACTGAGTAACTATTTTGATTTTTACAACCATCAAAGAAGACATCAAGGAATAGAAAATGAAATACCTTATAACCGATATTTAAAACAAGAAAGAAAGGCTGCTTGA
- a CDS encoding glycosyltransferase family 2 protein has protein sequence MNQPLVSIIIPTFNRGDYLVETITSIINQSYRCWECIIVDDHSTDNTSNIVKEYSKKDLRIKYVMRPSERKGGGNAARNYGFEISKGKYICWFDSDDIMYKENIRYKVELLENYPNFDYCISKVKYFDHIFCYENLYSENNEFNIGTNLYRNYITGKISILNVNPLWRRKILLGKILYDENIRQLQDLDFFSRIIYTNRKIGAIDKDLIFIRRKNNSITTANSKQTIDVPSFLLVKNRIINRTPEDKEIILFSLKTVLWCMRLKMSERDYKNSRKCLKLCLENRNKLSLFMKVKIYRISVFYYFFEFLKIGDTMFKTFLKF, from the coding sequence ATGAATCAACCGCTCGTTTCAATAATCATTCCGACTTTCAATCGTGGAGATTACCTAGTAGAAACAATAACTTCAATAATAAATCAGAGCTACAGGTGTTGGGAATGTATAATAGTTGATGATCACAGTACCGATAATACTTCTAATATTGTAAAAGAGTATTCAAAAAAAGACTTGCGTATAAAGTATGTTATGAGGCCTTCTGAACGTAAAGGTGGCGGGAATGCTGCCAGAAATTATGGTTTTGAAATTAGTAAAGGAAAATACATATGCTGGTTTGATAGTGATGATATCATGTATAAAGAAAATATAAGATACAAGGTAGAATTACTTGAGAACTATCCCAATTTTGATTATTGTATCAGTAAAGTAAAATATTTTGATCACATTTTTTGTTACGAGAATCTCTATAGCGAAAATAACGAATTTAATATTGGAACCAATCTTTATAGAAATTACATAACAGGGAAAATCTCAATTCTGAATGTAAATCCACTCTGGAGAAGAAAAATTCTTTTAGGAAAAATACTTTATGATGAAAATATTAGGCAATTGCAAGATTTAGATTTTTTCTCAAGAATTATTTATACAAACCGAAAAATAGGAGCTATTGATAAGGATCTAATATTTATTAGAAGAAAAAATAATTCTATTACTACAGCCAATAGTAAACAAACTATTGATGTTCCTTCCTTTTTATTGGTTAAAAATCGAATTATTAATAGAACCCCAGAAGATAAAGAAATCATTTTATTTTCTTTAAAAACTGTTTTATGGTGTATGCGTTTGAAAATGAGTGAGCGTGACTATAAAAATTCCAGAAAATGCCTTAAATTATGCTTAGAAAATCGAAATAAATTAAGTTTATTTATGAAAGTTAAAATATATCGAATTTCAGTTTTTTATTATTTTTTTGAGTTCTTAAAGATAGGGGATACAATGTTTAAAACTTTCCTAAAATTTTAA
- a CDS encoding glycosyltransferase family 2 protein gives MLSIVLTYRNRNLTIVKKCLDSLKNQTNSKFSLYLINYGSSEKYTLELEILIKSYSFVKYISVSTHLQLWNKSRAINIALKKCDTPYFLMGDIDLIYHPEMVEKCIRLIKKYDSVYFKYAYLNQRESSKSGSFFDFQPSFYGNSEVTGTTLYQTEILKEINGYDEFYHGWGAEDTDVHLRLKNAGYSVYFYKAEILVKHQWHPKDYRSKKSTYPFHTMLERTNHQYMLQNDRMKTVKANLNFNWGKMPSEKNILALKESFEKLEISSEISQIDAFLTGVLPQLKYGLEINIVENKQSSSIKNRFKKILGKKHIETYDMAYINNRVLEEIIKCHRLASYTYDIDWNRRVIHLKIIPDA, from the coding sequence ATGTTGAGTATAGTTCTTACCTACAGGAATCGAAATCTTACGATAGTTAAAAAATGTTTAGACTCTCTAAAGAACCAAACTAATTCTAAATTTTCCCTATATCTTATCAATTACGGGAGTTCTGAAAAATATACATTAGAGTTAGAAATACTGATTAAATCTTATTCTTTTGTGAAGTATATATCTGTTAGCACTCATTTACAATTATGGAACAAAAGTAGGGCTATTAATATAGCGCTGAAAAAATGCGATACCCCCTATTTTTTAATGGGAGATATTGATCTAATATATCATCCGGAAATGGTAGAAAAATGTATTAGATTAATAAAAAAATATGACAGTGTCTATTTCAAATACGCTTATTTAAATCAAAGGGAATCTTCTAAATCTGGTTCTTTCTTTGATTTTCAGCCTTCATTTTATGGAAATTCAGAAGTTACTGGAACTACTTTATATCAAACCGAAATATTAAAAGAAATCAACGGCTATGATGAGTTCTACCATGGCTGGGGGGCGGAAGATACTGACGTACATTTGCGTCTAAAAAATGCAGGGTATTCAGTATACTTTTATAAAGCGGAAATTTTGGTTAAGCATCAATGGCATCCCAAGGATTATCGAAGCAAAAAGAGCACATATCCTTTTCATACTATGCTAGAGCGTACTAACCATCAATATATGTTGCAAAATGATCGAATGAAAACGGTAAAAGCAAATCTTAATTTTAATTGGGGTAAAATGCCTTCAGAAAAGAACATTCTAGCATTAAAAGAGTCGTTTGAGAAACTCGAAATAAGCTCCGAAATAAGTCAAATAGATGCTTTTTTAACTGGTGTTTTACCTCAATTAAAGTATGGACTAGAAATTAATATTGTTGAAAATAAACAGTCCTCGAGTATTAAAAATAGGTTTAAAAAAATTTTAGGAAAAAAACATATTGAAACGTATGACATGGCATATATTAATAATAGAGTTCTGGAGGAAATTATAAAATGTCATCGTCTTGCTTCTTATACATATGATATTGATTGGAACAGAAGGGTAATACATCTAAAAATAATTCCAGATGCCTAG